From a single Rhodothermia bacterium genomic region:
- the priA gene encoding primosomal protein N', with product MLGFPFLEPYTYAIPDDLLVVSGMAVVVPLGSRQVTGIVVEVSEVPQLPKEPAKIRPIAQVLDERPVCDAAMLRLTKWVADYYVCGWGEVIRTALPNGIGRVSQLTYFVREGSTPGTSEMQKAVYAALKVQPGQSFVALSRTLGSELRPSLLRRMEQTGVLLAELELEAAKVRIKTEKHLRFTTGTQQNLQEILPALKGAKQRQLLITLDEWTRNHRPEPAQKTLLTEANVSTATAKSLIESGLIEVVEKEVIRTPYGDEPDNGTTAPPSHALHQAQALALDALDKAIEKQSFSPFLLHGVTGSGKTEVYISALKKVLDRGQTGMVLVPEIALTPQTVRRFRAHFGDRVAVLHSRMSDGERYDAWRLLRDGRYQVVIGPRSAVFAPLENIGLIVVDEEHETSYKQFDPAPRYHARDVAVYRAMIEQATVVLGSATPSIESFVNTEQGKYTLLTMPVRVPVAGHAAAPLPEIETIDLSIEQKKKTLSGTISPHLKAAIQSRLDKKEQVILLQNRRGYAPVLSCTDCEWTAYCPLCAVTLTLHKNDHRLRCHYCGYHEPIPYRCPKCHSRSIKEVGVGTQRVEEELHLLFPNARILRMDQDTTGKKEAHEKLLSAFGRGEADILLGTQMVAKGLDFPHVTLVGVVNADTGLLFPDFRAAEQTFQLLAQVAGRAGRGDLRGEVIFQTRNPRHPAIFYAERHDFHGFMATELPARSSLRYPPYGRLVAIEFGGPDEQQTQKLAEEWTSVLNQVFMQKELPQNRFEVNGPVPSMIPKINRIFRFRTLVKVSKRIPAITLQEVLRETQIRFGGPKNHYRVSIDVDPMGLM from the coding sequence TTGCTTGGCTTTCCATTCTTGGAGCCATACACCTATGCCATACCAGATGACCTTCTGGTTGTATCGGGCATGGCAGTGGTTGTCCCATTAGGGAGCCGCCAAGTTACGGGCATTGTGGTAGAAGTTTCTGAAGTACCACAACTCCCCAAAGAACCTGCTAAAATTCGCCCCATTGCACAAGTTTTGGACGAAAGACCCGTTTGTGATGCTGCCATGCTCCGCCTGACCAAGTGGGTGGCGGATTATTATGTCTGCGGCTGGGGCGAGGTTATCCGTACAGCCCTACCCAATGGCATCGGGCGGGTGAGTCAACTCACCTATTTTGTCCGCGAAGGAAGCACGCCGGGCACTTCCGAGATGCAAAAAGCCGTCTATGCAGCACTAAAGGTGCAACCCGGCCAATCTTTTGTAGCATTAAGCCGTACTCTTGGCTCGGAACTCCGCCCTTCCTTGCTCCGGCGTATGGAACAAACGGGCGTACTGCTCGCCGAACTCGAATTGGAAGCGGCCAAGGTGCGCATCAAAACCGAAAAACATCTTCGTTTTACCACTGGAACGCAACAAAATTTGCAAGAGATTTTGCCCGCCCTCAAAGGCGCAAAACAACGACAACTGCTCATCACCTTAGACGAATGGACGCGCAACCACCGCCCTGAACCAGCACAAAAGACCCTACTCACGGAAGCCAACGTGAGCACAGCAACGGCGAAATCCTTGATTGAATCCGGCTTGATTGAAGTGGTGGAAAAGGAGGTAATCCGAACGCCCTATGGCGACGAACCGGACAATGGAACTACCGCACCACCGAGCCATGCCTTACATCAAGCACAAGCTTTGGCACTCGACGCCTTAGACAAAGCAATAGAAAAACAATCTTTTAGCCCATTCTTATTGCATGGTGTAACTGGCTCCGGAAAAACCGAAGTTTATATCTCCGCACTAAAAAAGGTACTTGATCGTGGGCAAACGGGCATGGTTTTAGTGCCCGAAATTGCCCTAACACCCCAAACCGTCCGCCGATTCAGGGCACATTTTGGAGACAGGGTAGCCGTTCTCCACTCCCGTATGAGCGATGGAGAACGCTATGATGCGTGGCGATTGCTGCGCGACGGGCGCTATCAGGTGGTAATTGGCCCACGTTCGGCGGTTTTTGCACCGCTTGAAAACATCGGACTGATTGTGGTGGATGAGGAACACGAGACGAGCTACAAACAATTTGATCCTGCTCCCCGTTATCATGCCCGCGACGTGGCCGTATATCGTGCCATGATCGAGCAAGCAACCGTGGTACTGGGTTCCGCCACGCCTTCTATCGAGAGTTTTGTCAATACCGAGCAAGGCAAATATACCTTGTTAACCATGCCTGTTCGGGTTCCCGTTGCCGGACATGCCGCCGCACCCTTGCCAGAGATTGAAACAATAGACCTAAGTATTGAGCAAAAGAAAAAAACACTCTCTGGAACCATCTCGCCGCATTTAAAAGCCGCCATCCAATCGCGCCTCGACAAAAAAGAACAGGTTATTCTCCTCCAAAATCGGCGGGGATATGCGCCCGTACTGTCTTGCACCGACTGTGAGTGGACAGCTTATTGCCCATTGTGTGCCGTTACACTTACCTTACACAAAAATGACCATCGGCTCCGTTGCCACTATTGCGGATACCACGAACCTATCCCCTACCGTTGCCCCAAATGCCACTCACGATCCATAAAGGAAGTAGGTGTAGGAACCCAACGGGTGGAAGAAGAGCTACACCTCCTGTTCCCTAATGCCCGCATTTTGCGCATGGATCAGGATACAACTGGGAAAAAAGAAGCTCACGAGAAACTCCTTTCTGCATTTGGACGAGGCGAAGCCGATATTTTGCTTGGCACTCAAATGGTGGCAAAAGGGTTAGACTTTCCACACGTCACATTGGTAGGGGTGGTCAATGCAGATACAGGTTTACTTTTTCCTGACTTTCGTGCAGCAGAACAGACGTTCCAATTATTGGCACAAGTGGCGGGGCGTGCCGGACGTGGCGACCTACGCGGCGAGGTGATCTTCCAAACCCGGAATCCGAGACATCCTGCCATTTTTTATGCCGAACGACACGATTTTCATGGTTTCATGGCCACGGAGTTGCCTGCACGGAGCAGTTTACGCTATCCACCCTATGGACGTTTGGTAGCGATTGAATTTGGTGGGCCTGATGAACAACAGACCCAGAAATTGGCCGAAGAATGGACTTCGGTTCTTAATCAAGTATTTATGCAAAAAGAACTGCCACAAAACCGCTTCGAGGTAAATGGCCCCGTGCCTTCGATGATCCCCAAAATCAATCGCATTTTCCGATTCCGCACCCTTGTAAAGGTCTCCAAACGAATTCCGGCCATTACCTTACAAGAGGTTTTGCGCGAAACCCAAATCCGCTTTGGAGGCCCTAAAAATCACTACCGAGTTTCCATAGATGTGGATCCAATGGGGCTGATGTAA
- a CDS encoding prolyl oligopeptidase family serine peptidase: MLRISHFLRGILVIFLLVQAGCDLLKPEDETGRGSIVSSSLVWSKTKDELTNIYNTDLPLQLGTFGVDTYKVVYNTVDAEGKATIASGLVQFPTNTGSLKNYPMLVEFNGTISHDNQAPTRSAFYPVLTSMYATNGYLVVVPDLLGFGDNPQVLHPYVHAGTTVTASVDLMRAARKLASEKGVKWNKKVFITGYSQGGYSTMALHRGLDDEYSSEFTVTASAPLAGPHSLAGAMADMILAGKPHPNPVYLPYILLAYNDIYKFGPTDSDYLVAPYHTTIRPLFDRKHYLGEINQILPSIPLQILKESFLNDFKTNPNNAFLKALKANERYDWKPKGAIHLYHCSGDADVPASNSKIAYDKLKTNGANVSLTDPAPGQDHGGCFVSAFLASKGWIAEQNLAN, encoded by the coding sequence ATGTTGCGTATTTCCCATTTCTTACGTGGAATATTGGTAATATTCCTACTTGTGCAAGCTGGTTGTGACCTCTTAAAGCCAGAGGACGAAACCGGTCGCGGCAGCATCGTTTCCTCATCGCTTGTTTGGAGCAAAACCAAGGACGAGCTTACAAACATCTATAATACAGACCTCCCGCTTCAACTTGGGACTTTTGGGGTGGATACCTACAAAGTGGTCTATAACACCGTAGATGCCGAAGGCAAAGCAACCATTGCTTCCGGTTTGGTACAATTCCCAACCAATACAGGGTCGCTTAAAAACTACCCAATGCTGGTTGAGTTTAACGGAACCATCTCCCATGACAACCAAGCCCCAACCCGCTCGGCTTTTTATCCCGTACTGACGTCCATGTATGCTACCAATGGATACCTCGTCGTGGTTCCAGATCTTCTCGGCTTTGGGGACAATCCGCAAGTTCTACATCCTTATGTTCATGCAGGAACCACCGTTACAGCTTCGGTGGATTTGATGCGGGCGGCGCGGAAATTGGCTTCTGAAAAAGGGGTTAAATGGAACAAAAAGGTTTTTATCACGGGCTATTCGCAAGGTGGATACTCCACAATGGCACTCCACAGAGGTTTGGACGACGAGTACAGCAGCGAGTTTACTGTTACCGCATCCGCGCCGTTGGCTGGCCCACACAGCCTTGCCGGAGCAATGGCGGACATGATCTTGGCCGGCAAACCTCATCCCAACCCCGTGTATTTGCCTTATATCCTATTGGCATACAACGACATTTACAAGTTTGGCCCTACCGATTCCGACTACTTGGTTGCTCCATACCATACAACCATCCGGCCTTTATTTGATCGTAAACATTATCTGGGCGAAATCAATCAGATTTTACCTTCTATTCCGCTACAAATCTTGAAAGAATCGTTTTTGAACGACTTCAAAACCAATCCCAATAATGCCTTCCTGAAAGCCCTCAAAGCCAATGAGCGCTACGACTGGAAGCCCAAAGGAGCCATTCATCTTTACCACTGCTCCGGTGATGCCGACGTACCGGCTTCCAACAGCAAAATTGCCTATGACAAACTTAAGACCAATGGCGCAAATGTAAGCCTAACCGATCCCGCACCAGGTCAGGATCATGGTGGGTGTTTTGTCAGTGCTTTTCTTGCTTCCAAAGGCTGGATTGCAGAACAGAACCTTGCAAACTAA
- a CDS encoding M4 family metallopeptidase produces the protein MKTPIIRLILILFWMFTLVQAQTTKLQQRPLKGNPGLQSVPVTAVFPKAQKTLTAKKSIVQLATPIAGSGTTPLVIQGTVETIQRGNLQRATNGTIRWMEGRIEGLHKTSSALAAASVALNQNQTTLLLAKPGEELQIMHQETDELGMAHVRYAQMYRGLPIWGRDVWVHLREDSYIINGTYEPTPNIVIDAPRLSNTEALNRAIADLQEEGRWKATITRWLGLVPDTANPVWVATGAKTIERAYAVRVQANFLESFTYLISAQDGRILSRTPHHCDLLGHKHENPEIHTTDFAINLPNDQVFTTLGTSATFLNTSAKDLNGISRNLRALQHTNGLYYMVWDLANLGQDFAFNNTSLWEKGGALTLTANNTDEPKQYVSQNSTTWADASAVSAHYNGSITYQYFQEKHGRNAINGAGKTIWSVVNVTDGGRTMENAYWNGSFIAYGNGGSTFKPLAGALDVAAHEMTHGVIQHSADLEYQGQSGALNESFADVFGMLIDRSNFLIGETIIQQGKGIALRDMANPANANVVDPQPSSMGQYQNLGPDEDNGGVHVNSGIPNRAAYLVVAAIGHDKAEKIYYRALTKYLTRNSQFIDARNALEQSARDLYGEGAEVSAVKSAFDTVGIKGGSGTSGKEDDVAVVSGGKSYIAFMDEGGQIGLFDVATNKANYFSSAAAVARITETDAGIDRSQLTTGRNGERIWFINQNQQLAYITVETGEVKTYETLKLKSNASGNDLWNVAIAPDESCVAIVSSYDNDPNLYFWCGEEIMPIQLLPETTQSGIRDKTIVYPDVVAWSPNMNELRVAFDALHRTTQTSYWNTHEIDFNTGRIYNLVPGYGADLSIGNVTYSKTNPDLVAYNVIAESEQDVLLTNLDTQEDVFADFPSWTINGSGILDASRPTFSPDDKLIAATSQAHKSLLFYERATQKVTRLSFSIPLFNLYWFTFGGNRVPAAAKVTNPANNTNISLDGPATNTVSFTWTASIDPDGDPLTYQWQLSATSDFSRILFTSSSQSTLEYKMTYGNLNALLKSISAGATASLFHRVLSSDGVNSPIFSAIAKVNLSRNITSSESEGALPQHTQVSQVFPNPFHNKTSIQIDLPKPAEVGVTIYDALGRMIQQRAPVAMGAGKSQALELQAGHWADGIYFYSVTIADGTGIRRFSGKMVRRH, from the coding sequence ATGAAAACGCCCATCATACGCCTCATCTTGATTTTATTTTGGATGTTCACGCTCGTCCAAGCCCAAACCACAAAACTACAGCAGCGCCCACTCAAGGGAAATCCCGGATTACAATCCGTGCCTGTCACCGCTGTATTCCCCAAAGCGCAAAAGACCTTAACTGCGAAAAAGTCAATCGTCCAGTTGGCAACCCCCATCGCTGGTTCCGGTACGACACCGCTTGTGATCCAAGGAACCGTCGAGACCATCCAACGGGGCAACCTCCAACGCGCAACAAACGGAACCATTCGCTGGATGGAAGGCCGGATAGAGGGTCTGCACAAAACCTCGTCCGCTTTGGCGGCGGCCTCGGTAGCGCTAAACCAAAACCAAACAACCCTTCTACTTGCAAAACCAGGTGAAGAACTCCAGATCATGCACCAAGAAACGGATGAGCTGGGCATGGCACACGTTCGGTATGCGCAAATGTATCGTGGTTTGCCCATTTGGGGGCGGGACGTATGGGTACACCTCCGCGAGGACAGCTATATCATCAATGGAACCTATGAACCCACACCAAACATTGTGATTGATGCACCGCGTTTATCCAATACGGAGGCGCTAAACCGTGCCATAGCCGATTTGCAAGAAGAAGGGCGTTGGAAGGCAACCATAACCCGTTGGCTCGGCTTGGTGCCTGATACTGCAAATCCTGTATGGGTGGCTACGGGTGCAAAAACCATAGAACGCGCATATGCCGTTCGGGTACAGGCCAACTTTTTGGAATCGTTTACCTACCTCATTTCGGCGCAAGATGGGCGCATCCTTAGCCGCACACCGCACCACTGCGACTTGTTGGGGCATAAGCACGAAAATCCCGAAATACACACAACCGATTTTGCGATTAATCTTCCTAATGACCAAGTCTTTACAACTTTGGGGACATCAGCAACCTTCCTTAATACGTCAGCCAAAGACCTGAACGGCATAAGTCGTAATTTGAGGGCGCTACAACACACCAATGGCCTTTATTATATGGTATGGGACTTGGCCAACTTAGGCCAAGACTTTGCTTTCAACAACACAAGTCTTTGGGAGAAAGGCGGCGCATTGACCCTTACCGCCAACAATACTGATGAGCCTAAGCAATACGTGAGCCAAAACAGTACAACTTGGGCAGATGCAAGTGCAGTATCTGCGCATTATAATGGAAGTATTACGTATCAATATTTCCAAGAAAAACATGGACGCAATGCCATAAATGGTGCAGGGAAGACCATTTGGTCGGTGGTGAATGTAACCGATGGTGGGCGAACCATGGAAAATGCGTATTGGAATGGCTCCTTTATTGCCTATGGAAATGGCGGAAGTACGTTTAAGCCCTTAGCAGGTGCGTTGGATGTGGCTGCGCACGAAATGACGCATGGGGTGATTCAGCACAGCGCAGACTTAGAATATCAAGGACAATCGGGCGCACTCAACGAGTCTTTCGCGGATGTATTTGGAATGTTGATAGACCGTTCCAACTTCCTGATTGGCGAAACCATCATCCAACAAGGCAAAGGAATTGCACTCCGCGACATGGCGAATCCCGCCAATGCGAACGTCGTTGATCCTCAACCCTCCAGTATGGGCCAATACCAAAATTTAGGCCCAGACGAAGACAATGGTGGGGTACACGTAAACAGTGGGATACCCAACCGTGCAGCGTATTTGGTGGTTGCAGCCATTGGTCACGACAAAGCGGAAAAAATCTATTATCGCGCCCTCACCAAATACCTAACCCGAAATAGCCAGTTTATAGATGCACGCAATGCGTTGGAACAATCGGCGCGCGACTTGTATGGGGAAGGAGCCGAGGTCTCCGCCGTAAAATCTGCCTTCGACACTGTTGGTATTAAGGGTGGATCGGGAACGTCCGGTAAGGAGGATGACGTAGCCGTTGTAAGTGGTGGGAAGTCCTACATTGCTTTTATGGATGAAGGCGGGCAAATTGGGCTGTTTGATGTCGCTACCAATAAAGCCAATTATTTTAGCAGTGCCGCCGCCGTTGCACGCATCACCGAGACCGATGCCGGAATTGACCGTTCGCAACTCACCACCGGAAGGAACGGCGAACGCATTTGGTTTATCAATCAAAATCAGCAGTTGGCGTATATCACGGTCGAAACGGGCGAAGTGAAGACCTATGAAACCTTAAAATTAAAGTCCAATGCCTCCGGTAATGACTTGTGGAATGTGGCCATTGCTCCCGATGAAAGCTGTGTGGCCATCGTTTCCTCTTATGACAACGATCCTAATCTGTACTTTTGGTGCGGCGAAGAAATTATGCCTATTCAGTTGTTGCCGGAAACGACACAATCGGGGATTCGTGATAAAACCATCGTCTATCCCGATGTGGTGGCGTGGTCGCCGAACATGAACGAACTGCGGGTGGCCTTCGATGCCCTACATCGAACCACACAAACATCTTATTGGAATACGCACGAGATTGATTTTAATACCGGACGGATTTATAACCTCGTCCCCGGTTATGGTGCAGATTTGAGCATTGGTAACGTGACTTATAGCAAGACCAACCCCGACTTGGTGGCCTATAATGTGATTGCGGAGAGCGAACAGGATGTGCTGCTCACCAATTTAGATACACAAGAAGATGTGTTTGCGGATTTTCCTTCATGGACGATCAATGGAAGTGGGATATTGGATGCAAGCCGCCCCACGTTTTCGCCCGATGATAAACTTATCGCTGCAACAAGCCAAGCGCATAAAAGTCTCTTGTTTTATGAGCGTGCCACCCAAAAGGTAACGCGCTTATCCTTCTCGATTCCGTTGTTCAATTTGTATTGGTTTACTTTTGGGGGGAATCGCGTACCCGCTGCCGCTAAAGTCACGAATCCGGCCAATAATACCAATATCTCTTTAGATGGTCCAGCCACCAATACTGTGTCGTTTACATGGACGGCCAGTATAGACCCCGACGGTGACCCGCTCACCTACCAATGGCAATTAAGTGCCACTTCCGATTTTTCGCGGATTTTGTTTACCAGCTCCAGCCAAAGTACATTAGAATATAAGATGACGTATGGTAACCTAAACGCCTTGCTCAAAAGTATCTCGGCAGGTGCAACTGCAAGCCTTTTTCACCGAGTGTTAAGCTCGGATGGCGTAAATAGCCCCATTTTTAGCGCGATTGCAAAAGTAAACCTAAGCCGTAATATCACGAGTAGCGAGTCGGAGGGTGCATTACCACAACATACACAAGTATCGCAGGTGTTCCCCAATCCGTTCCACAACAAAACCAGCATTCAAATAGATTTGCCGAAACCGGCTGAAGTTGGGGTGACCATTTATGATGCTCTTGGCCGGATGATCCAGCAAAGGGCTCCGGTGGCGATGGGAGCCGGGAAATCGCAAGCCTTAGAACTCCAAGCAGGCCATTGGGCCGATGGCATTTATTTCTATTCCGTTACCATTGCCGACGGAACAGGTATAAGACGATTTAGCGGGAAAATGGTGCGGCGGCACTAA
- a CDS encoding glycosyltransferase → MKVFLLSTAYPYRGGIAHFVEALARGLTDRGDDVQLVTFTRQYPERLFPGKTQLETAPPPEDLRIKRLLDTLNPLSWWQTARFIAREKPDMVILKYWMPFFAPAFGTVVRYLRKRGIPAIAIVDNAIPHEKRLGDVLLSRWFLNACKGLVVMSASVQRDVETLGVRRPLRLVAHPIYNLFGHSIPKSQARQHLQIQEKTPVLLFFGFIRRYKGLHILLEAMPIIKAALSDVKLLVAGEFYEDASPYQTQIQALGIGDAVQLHSTYIPNDQVPIFFSAADVVVQPYITATQSGVAQIAFHFDKPTILTDVGGLAEVVPDGVAGLVVPPENPRALAAAVIRFFREDLAPRLTQGVQTEKAKYDWGHLYKAIDELCLEHESHLGANV, encoded by the coding sequence ATGAAGGTATTCTTGCTTAGTACGGCCTATCCTTATCGGGGTGGCATTGCACATTTTGTGGAGGCTCTGGCGCGTGGCTTGACCGATCGTGGAGACGACGTCCAATTGGTCACGTTTACGCGGCAATATCCAGAACGGCTGTTTCCGGGAAAAACGCAGTTAGAAACCGCACCACCACCCGAAGACCTACGGATAAAACGCCTCTTGGACACCCTCAACCCTTTATCTTGGTGGCAAACGGCACGGTTTATTGCCCGCGAAAAACCTGATATGGTCATCTTGAAATATTGGATGCCTTTTTTTGCACCAGCATTTGGAACGGTGGTACGCTATTTACGCAAACGCGGAATTCCGGCCATTGCTATTGTGGATAATGCCATCCCACACGAAAAGCGTTTGGGAGACGTCCTACTTTCTCGGTGGTTTTTAAATGCTTGCAAAGGCTTGGTGGTGATGTCGGCCTCGGTACAAAGAGATGTAGAAACGCTCGGCGTAAGACGCCCATTGCGGCTTGTGGCGCACCCCATTTACAACCTTTTTGGCCATTCCATTCCGAAAAGCCAAGCACGGCAACACCTACAAATACAGGAAAAAACACCCGTTCTACTCTTTTTTGGGTTTATTCGGCGGTACAAAGGCTTGCATATTTTATTAGAAGCCATGCCGATCATCAAGGCCGCACTGTCCGATGTGAAATTATTGGTTGCAGGCGAGTTTTACGAAGATGCTTCCCCCTACCAAACACAAATCCAGGCATTGGGCATTGGAGATGCTGTTCAGTTGCATAGCACATATATTCCCAATGACCAAGTACCCATTTTTTTCTCGGCGGCGGACGTGGTGGTTCAGCCTTACATCACGGCCACCCAATCCGGTGTGGCACAAATCGCCTTTCACTTTGATAAACCCACCATTCTAACCGATGTAGGTGGCCTTGCCGAAGTGGTTCCTGATGGTGTTGCGGGTTTGGTAGTTCCACCCGAAAATCCAAGAGCACTTGCAGCAGCCGTTATCCGGTTTTTCCGCGAAGACCTTGCCCCCCGTCTGACACAAGGCGTTCAAACTGAAAAGGCCAAATACGATTGGGGGCATCTCTACAAGGCCATAGACGAACTTTGCCTTGAACATGAATCCCATTTAGGCGCTAACGTTTAG